One genomic segment of Sebastes fasciatus isolate fSebFas1 chromosome 17, fSebFas1.pri, whole genome shotgun sequence includes these proteins:
- the ago4 gene encoding protein argonaute-4 isoform X8, whose product MEALGPDKPSHIMGISEKTSTGETADHQTRPPAPPSLFQPPRRPGLGTVGKPIRLLANHFQVQIPKIDVYHYDIDIKPEKRPRRVNREVVDTMVRHFKMQIFGDRQPGYDGKRNMYTAHPLPIGRDRVDLEVTLPGEGKDQTFKVSLQWVSVVSLQMLLEALSGHLNEVPEDSVQALDVITRHLPSMRYTPVGRSFFSPPEGYYHPLGGGREVWFGFHQSVRPAMWNMMLNIDVSATAFYRAQPVIEFMCEVLDIQNINEQTKPLTDSQRVKFTKEIRGLKVEVTHCGQMKRKYRVCNVTRRPASHQTFPLQLENGQAMECTVAQYFKQKYNLQLKYPHLPCLQVGQEQKHTYLPLEVCNIVAGQRCIKKLTDNQTSTMIKATARSAPDRQEEISRLVKSNSMVGGPDPYLKEFGIVVHNDMTEVTGRVLPAPMLQYGGRNKTVATPNQGVWDMRGKQFYAGIEIKVWAVACFAPQKQCREDLLKSFTDQLRKISKDAGMPIQGQPCFCKYAQGADSVEPMFKHLKMSYVGLQLIVVILPGKTPVYAEVKRVGDTLLGMATQCVQVKNVVKTSPQTLSNLCLKINAKLGGINNVLVPHQRPSVFQQPVIFLGADVTHPPAGDGKKPSIAAVVGSMDGHPSRYCATVRVQTSRQDISQVTECPTPPSHQEQLFSQEVIQDLTNMVRELLIQFYKSTRFKPTRIIYYRGGVSEGQMKQVAWPELIAIRKACISLEEDYRPGITYIVVQKRHHTRLFCSDKAERVGKSGNVPAGTTVDSTITHPSEFDFYLCSHAGIQGTSRPSHYHVLWDDNCFTADELQLLTYQLCHTYVRCTRSVSIPAPAYYARLVAFRARYHLVDKDHDSAEGSHVSGQSNGRDPQALAKAVQIHYDTQHTMYFA is encoded by the exons ACAAGCCATCACACATAATgggaatatccgagaagacTTCTACGGGGGAAACGGCTGATCATCAGACac GCCCGCCCgcccctccctctctgtttcaGCCTCCGCGGCGTCCCGGCCTCGGCACGGTGGGGAAACCCATCCGGCTCCTTGCGAACCACTTCCAGGTGCAGATTCCCAAGATTGATGTCTATCACTATGATATCGACATCAAGCCTGAGAAACGGCCTCGGAGGGTCAACAG GGAAGTGGTGGACACCATGGTACGGCACTTCAAGATGCAGATCTTTGGAGATCGACAACCTGGCTACGACGGGAAGAGGAACATGTACACAGCACATCCACTGCCAATTGGGAGAGATAGG GTGGATCTGGAGGTGACTCTGCCTGGTGAGGGTAAAGATCAAACGTTCAAGGTGTCTTTGCAGTGGGTGTCTGTGGTCAGTCTTCAGATGCTGCTGGAAGCCCTGTCGGGTCACCTTAACGAGGTCCCCGAAGATTCGGTTCAGGCTCTGGATGTCATCACACGGCATCTGCCCTCCATGAG GTATACTCCTGTGGGGCGTTCGTTTTTCTCCCCTCCGGAGGGCTACTATCATCCTCTGGGTGGAGGCAGGGAGGTGTGGTTTGGTTTCCATCAGTCTGTCCGTCCTGCCATGTGGAACATGATGCTCAACATCGACG TGTCAGCCACCGCTTTCTACCGCGCCCAGCCTGTGATCGAGTTCATGTGCGAGGTGCTAGATATACAGAACATCAACGAACAGACCAAACCACTGACGGACTCGCAGCGCGTCAAATTCACAAAGGAAATAAGAG gtttgaaagtggaggTCACACACTGTGGTCAAATGAAGAGGAAGTACCGTGTGTGCAATGTTACACGCCGACCTGCCAGCCACCAAAC GTTCCCGTTACAACTTGAGAACGGCCAAGCCATGGAGTGTACAGTAGCGCAGTATTTCAAGCAGAAGTACAATCTGCAGCTCAAATATCCACATTTACCGTGTCTGCAAGTAGGGCAGGAACAGAAGCACACCTACCTTCCCCTGGAG GTCTGTAACATAGTAGCAGGCCAGCGCTGTATCAAGAAACTGACCGACAACCAGACGTCCACCATGATCAAAGCTACAGCTCGCTCAGCCCccgacagacaggaagagatcAGCAGACTG GTCAAAAGCAACAGCATGGTCGGGGGCCCGGACCCCTACCTGAAGGAATTTGGCATTGTGGTTCACAATGACATGACAGAAGTGACGGGGCGTGTCCTCCCAGCGCCCATGCTGCAGTATGGGGGCCGG AACAAAACCGTGGCCACGCCCAACCAGGGCGTGTGGGACATGAGGGGGAAGCAGTTCTACGCCGGCATCGAGATCAAGGTCTGGGCTGTGGCCTGCTTCGCCCCGCAGAAACAGTGTCGAGAGGACCTGCTAAA GAGCTTCACTGACCAGTTGCGAAAGATCTCCAAGGATGCCGGGATGCCCATTCAAGGCCAGCCATGTTTCTGTAAATACGCCCAAGGAGCTGACAGTGTGGAGCCCATGTTCAAACACCTCAAGATGTCTTATGTAGGTCTGCAGCTGATTGTGGTCATCCTGCCTGGCAAAACACCAGTCTATG CTGAGGTGAAGCGGGTTGGCGACACCCTCCTTGGCATGGCAACCCAGTGTGTGCAGGTGAAGAACGTAGTGAAGACGTCCCCCCAGACCCTCTCCAACCTGTGCCTCAAGATCAACGCCAAGCTCGGAGGCATCAACAACGTCCTGGTGCCTCATCAGAG GCCCTCTGTGTTTCAGCAGCCCGTCATCTTCCTGGGTGCGGATGTCACACATCCTCCAGCGGGTGACGGGAAGAAGCCGTCCATCGCGGCGGTGGTGGGCAGCATGGACGGCCACCCCAGCCGATACTGCGCCACGGTGCGAGTCCAGACGTCTAGACAAGACATATCGCAGGTAACAGAG TGCCCTACTCCTCCGTCTCATCAGGAGCAACTCTTCAGCCAGGAAGTAATCCAAGATTTGACCAACATGGTGCGAGAGCTGCTCATCCAGTTCTACAAGTCCACGCGTTTTAAGCCCACACGAATCATTTATTATCGCGGCGGCGTGTCTGAGGGACAAATGAAACAG GTGGCGTGGCCGGAGCTGATAGCCATCAGGAAAGCCTGCATCAGTCTGGAGGAAGATTACAGACCGGGCATTACCTACATCGTGGTTCAGAAACGTCACCACACTCGTCTGTTCTGCTCTGACAAAGCTGAGAGG GTGGGGAAGAGCGGTAACGTCCCAGCAGGCACCACGGTGGACAGCACTATCACACACCCGTCCGAGTTCGACTTCTACCTGTGCAGCCATGCTGGAATTCAG GGAACCAGTCGTCCCTCCCACTACCACGTCCTGTGGGATGACAACTGTTTCACGGCCGACGAACTGCAGCTCCTCACCTACCAGCTGTGCCACACCTACGTCCGCTGCACGCGCTCCGTTTCCATCCCGGCACCAGCCTACTACGCCAGGCTAGTGGCTTTCCGAGCCCGCTATCACCTGGTGGACAAAGACCATGACAG TGCTGAAGGAAGCCACGTGTCGGGCCAGAGTAACGGCCGGGACCCCCAGGCGTTGGCCAAGGCAGTTCAGATCCACTATGACACCCAGCACACCATGTACTTCGCCTGA
- the ago4 gene encoding protein argonaute-4 isoform X7: MEALGPDKPSHIMGISEKTSTGETADHQTRPPAPPSLFQPPRRPGLGTVGKPIRLLANHFQVQIPKIDVYHYDIDIKPEKRPRRVNREVVDTMVRHFKMQIFGDRQPGYDGKRNMYTAHPLPIGRDRVDLEVTLPGEGKDQTFKVSLQWVSVVSLQMLLEALSGHLNEVPEDSVQALDVITRHLPSMRYTPVGRSFFSPPEGYYHPLGGGREVWFGFHQSVRPAMWNMMLNIDVSATAFYRAQPVIEFMCEVLDIQNINEQTKPLTDSQRVKFTKEIRGLKVEVTHCGQMKRKYRVCNVTRRPASHQTFPLQLENGQAMECTVAQYFKQKYNLQLKYPHLPCLQVGQEQKHTYLPLEVCNIVAGQRCIKKLTDNQTSTMIKATARSAPDRQEEISRLVKSNSMVGGPDPYLKEFGIVVHNDMTEVTGRVLPAPMLQYGGRVSTDTGRDCGRNKTVATPNQGVWDMRGKQFYAGIEIKVWAVACFAPQKQCREDLLKSFTDQLRKISKDAGMPIQGQPCFCKYAQGADSVEPMFKHLKMSYVGLQLIVVILPGKTPVYAEVKRVGDTLLGMATQCVQVKNVVKTSPQTLSNLCLKINAKLGGINNVLVPHQRPSVFQQPVIFLGADVTHPPAGDGKKPSIAAVVGSMDGHPSRYCATVRVQTSRQDISQEQLFSQEVIQDLTNMVRELLIQFYKSTRFKPTRIIYYRGGVSEGQMKQVAWPELIAIRKACISLEEDYRPGITYIVVQKRHHTRLFCSDKAERVGKSGNVPAGTTVDSTITHPSEFDFYLCSHAGIQGTSRPSHYHVLWDDNCFTADELQLLTYQLCHTYVRCTRSVSIPAPAYYARLVAFRARYHLVDKDHDSAEGSHVSGQSNGRDPQALAKAVQIHYDTQHTMYFA; this comes from the exons ACAAGCCATCACACATAATgggaatatccgagaagacTTCTACGGGGGAAACGGCTGATCATCAGACac GCCCGCCCgcccctccctctctgtttcaGCCTCCGCGGCGTCCCGGCCTCGGCACGGTGGGGAAACCCATCCGGCTCCTTGCGAACCACTTCCAGGTGCAGATTCCCAAGATTGATGTCTATCACTATGATATCGACATCAAGCCTGAGAAACGGCCTCGGAGGGTCAACAG GGAAGTGGTGGACACCATGGTACGGCACTTCAAGATGCAGATCTTTGGAGATCGACAACCTGGCTACGACGGGAAGAGGAACATGTACACAGCACATCCACTGCCAATTGGGAGAGATAGG GTGGATCTGGAGGTGACTCTGCCTGGTGAGGGTAAAGATCAAACGTTCAAGGTGTCTTTGCAGTGGGTGTCTGTGGTCAGTCTTCAGATGCTGCTGGAAGCCCTGTCGGGTCACCTTAACGAGGTCCCCGAAGATTCGGTTCAGGCTCTGGATGTCATCACACGGCATCTGCCCTCCATGAG GTATACTCCTGTGGGGCGTTCGTTTTTCTCCCCTCCGGAGGGCTACTATCATCCTCTGGGTGGAGGCAGGGAGGTGTGGTTTGGTTTCCATCAGTCTGTCCGTCCTGCCATGTGGAACATGATGCTCAACATCGACG TGTCAGCCACCGCTTTCTACCGCGCCCAGCCTGTGATCGAGTTCATGTGCGAGGTGCTAGATATACAGAACATCAACGAACAGACCAAACCACTGACGGACTCGCAGCGCGTCAAATTCACAAAGGAAATAAGAG gtttgaaagtggaggTCACACACTGTGGTCAAATGAAGAGGAAGTACCGTGTGTGCAATGTTACACGCCGACCTGCCAGCCACCAAAC GTTCCCGTTACAACTTGAGAACGGCCAAGCCATGGAGTGTACAGTAGCGCAGTATTTCAAGCAGAAGTACAATCTGCAGCTCAAATATCCACATTTACCGTGTCTGCAAGTAGGGCAGGAACAGAAGCACACCTACCTTCCCCTGGAG GTCTGTAACATAGTAGCAGGCCAGCGCTGTATCAAGAAACTGACCGACAACCAGACGTCCACCATGATCAAAGCTACAGCTCGCTCAGCCCccgacagacaggaagagatcAGCAGACTG GTCAAAAGCAACAGCATGGTCGGGGGCCCGGACCCCTACCTGAAGGAATTTGGCATTGTGGTTCACAATGACATGACAGAAGTGACGGGGCGTGTCCTCCCAGCGCCCATGCTGCAGTATGGGGGCCGGGTGAGTACAGACACAGGGCGGGACTGTGGCAGG AACAAAACCGTGGCCACGCCCAACCAGGGCGTGTGGGACATGAGGGGGAAGCAGTTCTACGCCGGCATCGAGATCAAGGTCTGGGCTGTGGCCTGCTTCGCCCCGCAGAAACAGTGTCGAGAGGACCTGCTAAA GAGCTTCACTGACCAGTTGCGAAAGATCTCCAAGGATGCCGGGATGCCCATTCAAGGCCAGCCATGTTTCTGTAAATACGCCCAAGGAGCTGACAGTGTGGAGCCCATGTTCAAACACCTCAAGATGTCTTATGTAGGTCTGCAGCTGATTGTGGTCATCCTGCCTGGCAAAACACCAGTCTATG CTGAGGTGAAGCGGGTTGGCGACACCCTCCTTGGCATGGCAACCCAGTGTGTGCAGGTGAAGAACGTAGTGAAGACGTCCCCCCAGACCCTCTCCAACCTGTGCCTCAAGATCAACGCCAAGCTCGGAGGCATCAACAACGTCCTGGTGCCTCATCAGAG GCCCTCTGTGTTTCAGCAGCCCGTCATCTTCCTGGGTGCGGATGTCACACATCCTCCAGCGGGTGACGGGAAGAAGCCGTCCATCGCGGCGGTGGTGGGCAGCATGGACGGCCACCCCAGCCGATACTGCGCCACGGTGCGAGTCCAGACGTCTAGACAAGACATATCGCAG GAGCAACTCTTCAGCCAGGAAGTAATCCAAGATTTGACCAACATGGTGCGAGAGCTGCTCATCCAGTTCTACAAGTCCACGCGTTTTAAGCCCACACGAATCATTTATTATCGCGGCGGCGTGTCTGAGGGACAAATGAAACAG GTGGCGTGGCCGGAGCTGATAGCCATCAGGAAAGCCTGCATCAGTCTGGAGGAAGATTACAGACCGGGCATTACCTACATCGTGGTTCAGAAACGTCACCACACTCGTCTGTTCTGCTCTGACAAAGCTGAGAGG GTGGGGAAGAGCGGTAACGTCCCAGCAGGCACCACGGTGGACAGCACTATCACACACCCGTCCGAGTTCGACTTCTACCTGTGCAGCCATGCTGGAATTCAG GGAACCAGTCGTCCCTCCCACTACCACGTCCTGTGGGATGACAACTGTTTCACGGCCGACGAACTGCAGCTCCTCACCTACCAGCTGTGCCACACCTACGTCCGCTGCACGCGCTCCGTTTCCATCCCGGCACCAGCCTACTACGCCAGGCTAGTGGCTTTCCGAGCCCGCTATCACCTGGTGGACAAAGACCATGACAG TGCTGAAGGAAGCCACGTGTCGGGCCAGAGTAACGGCCGGGACCCCCAGGCGTTGGCCAAGGCAGTTCAGATCCACTATGACACCCAGCACACCATGTACTTCGCCTGA